From one Candidatus Methylomirabilota bacterium genomic stretch:
- a CDS encoding response regulator encodes MNRILVVEDEADLAVTYVRLLRRQGYRVVTAASRVEGLKAIESAPLALVISDLRLPDGDGLDIIRAARARDPKVPVIVVTAFASRAARDAALASGASAFLAKPFPASALLQLVHDELERSTR; translated from the coding sequence GTGAACCGCATCCTGGTTGTCGAGGACGAGGCCGACCTCGCGGTCACCTATGTCCGCCTGCTGCGCCGCCAGGGCTACCGCGTGGTGACGGCCGCCTCGCGCGTCGAGGGGCTCAAGGCCATCGAGTCGGCGCCGCTGGCTCTCGTCATCTCCGATCTGCGGCTGCCCGACGGCGACGGGCTCGACATCATCCGGGCGGCGCGGGCGCGCGACCCGAAGGTCCCCGTCATCGTCGTCACCGCGTTCGCCTCGCGGGCCGCCAGGGATGCGGCCCTGGCCTCGGGCGCCTCGGCGTTTCTCGCCAAGCCCTTTCCCGCGTCCGCGCTGCTGCAGCTCGTTCACGACGAGCTCGAGCGCTCCACCCGCTGA
- a CDS encoding c-type cytochrome encodes MKFQAIGLTVVVVALTIAVGHAAQESVAVDLIRRECSTCHGARGISVSPTFPNLAGQQAAYLDVQLKAFRDRSRADPHAQAFMWGMAAQLTDSTIADIAAYFAAQPPAKGKPAGPAEIAAGKKIFEEGIEAQQVPPCQSCHMKNAEGNAVFPRLAGQHRGYLEKQLEVFATGLRANPIMHENAKNLSALQISRVAAFLSSR; translated from the coding sequence ATGAAATTCCAAGCGATTGGTCTGACCGTCGTGGTCGTCGCGCTCACGATCGCGGTCGGGCACGCTGCCCAGGAGAGCGTGGCGGTCGATCTGATCAGGCGGGAGTGTTCCACCTGTCACGGCGCGCGGGGCATCAGCGTCTCGCCGACCTTCCCGAATCTTGCCGGGCAACAGGCCGCATATCTGGACGTGCAGCTGAAAGCCTTCCGTGACCGCTCCCGGGCTGACCCGCACGCGCAGGCGTTCATGTGGGGCATGGCAGCACAGCTCACCGACAGCACGATCGCAGATATTGCGGCCTACTTTGCCGCCCAACCACCTGCGAAGGGCAAACCTGCCGGGCCGGCCGAAATCGCCGCCGGGAAGAAGATCTTTGAGGAGGGTATCGAGGCCCAGCAAGTTCCGCCCTGCCAGAGCTGTCACATGAAGAATGCCGAGGGTAACGCGGTGTTTCCACGGCTCGCCGGACAGCACAGGGGGTATCTTGAGAAGCAGCTGGAGGTCTTTGCGACCGGTCTCCGCGCCAACCCAATCATGCACGAGAATGCGAAGAACCTGAGCGCGCTCCAGATCTCGCGAGTCGCCGCCTTCCTGAGTTCACGGTAG
- a CDS encoding sigma-54 dependent transcriptional regulator: MSATRVLIVDDEPDMLENCARILGRVGYQCFTTTEPGKALALLEEERPDLLITDLKMPGMDGMALLKRAHELDPTLPVIVITAFATIESAVAAVKEGATDYLPKNFSVEHLRVAVERALRQRNLQVENKNLREQLREAFGLESIIGRSESMARVFDLVKKAARSEANILVLGESGTGKELVARAIHANSPRAAQPFVPVDCASLPEHLLESELFGHEKGAFTGAVRSKPGLMEVAHRGTLFLDEIAEMPVGLQVKLLRALQERQIRRVGGTALVDVDVRVVSATNRDLRDATVKGQFREELYYRVNVIAIQLPPLRDRAGDVRLLAHAFLKRYGQERIRGIDDDAMAALERYRWPGNVRELQNVIERACALTDGETVTRRDLPDHVLGTGAPAPSAAGAPAASPDAGTDLPLKDAKERWMAVLEASYLRELLARHDGNISAAAKAAGIDRKTFHRLVNKHQLR, translated from the coding sequence GTGAGCGCGACGCGCGTGCTGATCGTGGACGACGAGCCCGACATGCTCGAGAACTGCGCGCGCATCCTGGGTCGCGTCGGATACCAGTGCTTCACCACGACGGAGCCGGGCAAGGCCCTGGCGCTGCTCGAGGAGGAGCGGCCGGACCTGCTCATCACGGACCTGAAGATGCCGGGCATGGACGGCATGGCGCTGCTCAAGCGCGCGCACGAGCTCGACCCGACGTTGCCCGTCATCGTCATCACGGCCTTCGCCACCATCGAGTCGGCCGTGGCCGCGGTGAAGGAAGGCGCCACCGACTACCTGCCCAAGAACTTCTCCGTGGAGCATCTCCGCGTCGCGGTCGAACGGGCCCTCCGCCAGCGAAACCTCCAGGTCGAGAACAAGAATCTCCGCGAGCAGCTGCGGGAGGCCTTCGGCCTCGAGAGCATCATCGGCCGGAGCGAGTCCATGGCGCGCGTCTTCGACCTTGTCAAGAAGGCGGCCCGGTCCGAGGCGAACATCCTCGTGCTGGGCGAGTCCGGCACCGGCAAGGAGTTGGTCGCCCGCGCCATCCACGCCAACAGCCCGCGGGCGGCGCAGCCCTTCGTCCCCGTCGACTGCGCCTCGCTGCCGGAGCACCTGCTGGAGTCCGAGCTCTTCGGCCACGAGAAGGGCGCCTTCACCGGCGCGGTGCGCAGCAAGCCGGGCCTGATGGAGGTCGCCCACCGCGGCACGCTCTTCCTCGACGAGATCGCCGAGATGCCCGTGGGGCTTCAGGTGAAGCTGCTGCGCGCGCTGCAGGAGCGCCAGATCCGGCGCGTGGGCGGGACGGCGCTCGTGGACGTGGACGTGCGCGTGGTCTCGGCGACCAACCGCGACCTCCGTGACGCGACCGTCAAGGGGCAATTCCGCGAGGAGCTCTACTACCGCGTCAACGTCATCGCGATCCAGCTGCCGCCGCTCCGCGACCGTGCGGGGGACGTGCGCCTCCTCGCCCACGCCTTTCTCAAGCGCTACGGCCAGGAGCGCATCCGCGGCATCGACGACGACGCCATGGCCGCGCTCGAGCGCTACCGCTGGCCGGGCAACGTGCGGGAGCTGCAGAACGTCATCGAGCGCGCCTGCGCCCTGACCGACGGCGAGACGGTGACGCGGCGGGACCTGCCCGACCACGTGCTCGGCACGGGCGCGCCGGCTCCGTCGGCGGCAGGCGCCCCCGCCGCCTCACCTGATGCGGGGACCGATCTGCCGCTCAAGGACGCCAAGGAGCGCTGGATGGCCGTGCTCGAGGCGTCCTACCTGCGCGAGCTCCTCGCGCGCCACGACGGCAACATCTCCGCGGCGGCGAAGGCCGCGGGCATCGACCGCAAGACCTTCCACCGCCTGGTGAACAAGCACCAGCTGAGATAG
- a CDS encoding universal stress protein, protein MFRKILVAYDGSEGAKAALRVGIGLAKSLGTELRSISVEEHLPHYAATVGEVQDAKERVDEYFRVLTKEARDQAALAGVELQTAIRQGHEVEIIVNYAKEGGFDLLLAGYHGHSRIFERVMGSTAQSIIRLSPCSVLLAK, encoded by the coding sequence ATGTTCAGAAAGATCCTCGTCGCGTACGACGGCTCGGAGGGCGCCAAGGCGGCCCTCAGGGTCGGGATCGGACTCGCGAAGAGTCTCGGCACCGAGCTCCGGAGCATTTCGGTCGAGGAGCATCTGCCCCACTACGCCGCCACCGTCGGTGAGGTCCAGGACGCCAAGGAGCGCGTGGACGAGTACTTCCGTGTGCTGACCAAAGAGGCGCGGGATCAGGCGGCCCTCGCCGGCGTCGAGCTCCAGACGGCGATCCGGCAGGGGCACGAGGTCGAGATCATCGTCAACTACGCCAAGGAGGGGGGCTTCGATCTCCTCTTGGCGGGCTATCACGGTCACAGTCGCATCTTCGAGCGCGTCATGGGCAGCACGGCCCAGAGCATCATCCGCCTCTCGCCCTGCTCCGTGCTCCTGGCGAAGTAG
- a CDS encoding universal stress protein: MSRLRRILHPSDFSRASGAAFARAVAMAKAERAQLLLVHVLAPSVPIAGEGYVSPRVYDDLEASARKYGQKHLSALQAKARKAGVKAVTLLLDGVAHEQIARAAKSKKADLIVIGTHGRTGLAKFFLGSVASRVVAAAPCPVLTVRGR; the protein is encoded by the coding sequence ATGAGCCGATTGCGCCGCATTCTTCACCCGTCCGACTTCTCTCGCGCGTCCGGCGCCGCGTTCGCGCGGGCCGTCGCCATGGCCAAGGCCGAGCGGGCGCAGCTCCTGCTCGTGCACGTCCTGGCGCCATCGGTTCCGATCGCCGGGGAGGGGTACGTCTCGCCCAGAGTCTACGACGACCTCGAGGCCTCGGCCCGCAAGTACGGGCAGAAGCACTTGAGCGCGCTCCAGGCCAAGGCGCGCAAGGCCGGCGTCAAGGCGGTCACGCTGCTCCTCGACGGCGTAGCGCACGAGCAGATCGCGCGAGCGGCCAAGTCGAAGAAGGCCGACCTGATCGTCATCGGCACCCACGGCCGTACAGGTCTCGCGAAGTTCTTCCTGGGCAGTGTTGCCTCGCGTGTGGTCGCCGCGGCGCCCTGCCCCGTGCTGACGGTGCGCGGCAGATAA
- a CDS encoding CBS domain-containing protein produces MKVRELMTGAPITVGPDTPVFDARQTMLKERIRHLLVIEGTRLVGIITDRDIRLNLPSQATSLSMWEVNYLLAKLTVGKVMTRSVIITGPDQDAADAARLLLEHKIGALPVLDGERLVGIITETDVLRAFARSQQH; encoded by the coding sequence ATGAAAGTACGCGAGCTGATGACCGGCGCCCCGATCACCGTCGGCCCCGACACCCCCGTGTTCGACGCGCGGCAGACCATGCTGAAGGAGCGGATCCGCCACCTGCTGGTGATCGAAGGCACCCGGCTCGTCGGCATCATCACCGACCGGGACATCCGCCTCAACCTGCCGTCGCAGGCCACGAGCCTCTCGATGTGGGAGGTCAACTACCTCCTGGCCAAGCTGACGGTGGGCAAGGTCATGACCAGGAGCGTGATCATCACCGGGCCCGACCAGGACGCCGCCGACGCGGCGCGCCTCCTGCTCGAGCACAAGATTGGCGCCCTGCCGGTGCTCGACGGCGAACGCCTCGTCGGCATCATCACCGAGACGGATGTCCTGCGCGCCTTCGCGCGGAGCCAGCAGCACTAA
- a CDS encoding ATP-binding protein, with translation MSRARLFLDREARRIGGPRVLALPLLRWLAVMAGLVWILLAPPAHEGWRPVHGAMLGFLLYSVALTFALWRWPGRMLRLSMVVLATDLAFALLLIRLTGGAPSILFLALLLIAGLQSYYYGMVRGVAVAMAAAAAYVAVVWPTITESEWANTAVRLAVLLGTAVGVGVLGQIEERERLEVVALTTAARERERFIQSVVESLRDGVVALDRAGAIIAFNRAMETQTGLAARDVAGRPFFDVFPVYRREALRAPLEQLLRGETEGFTLEAVEHERSGGGRAVQNLKGSLLRDHGEPAGAVLLVQDITEHVALERGARQSEKLAALGTMAAGLAHELNNPIGVISSRIEIMLLDVEAQPIHGRLAEDLRVLHRHAQRVARIAQGLLSFSRQSSGLHGPVDLNHLVEETLLLVERPIGKQGVTVTRRLAPDLPSLWGDGNTLQQVVLNLLTNARDAVDGGGEITVETSRAAGEPDAVRLLVRDTGPGIPPEALPRIFDPFFTTKAEGTGLGLSISYGIVRDHHGTVDVESRPGEGTTFTLTFPVSGARAAVGGQA, from the coding sequence ATGTCGCGCGCCCGTCTCTTCCTCGACCGCGAGGCCCGCCGCATCGGCGGCCCGCGCGTGCTCGCGCTTCCGCTGCTGCGCTGGCTGGCGGTCATGGCGGGGCTCGTCTGGATCCTGCTCGCCCCGCCCGCGCACGAAGGCTGGCGCCCGGTGCACGGCGCCATGCTCGGCTTCCTTCTCTACAGCGTGGCGCTCACGTTCGCCCTCTGGCGCTGGCCCGGCCGGATGCTCCGTCTCAGCATGGTAGTCCTGGCGACCGACCTCGCGTTCGCGCTGCTCCTGATCCGGCTCACGGGCGGCGCGCCGAGCATCCTCTTCCTGGCGCTTCTCCTGATCGCGGGCCTCCAGTCCTACTACTACGGGATGGTGCGGGGGGTCGCCGTCGCGATGGCGGCGGCCGCGGCGTACGTCGCGGTGGTCTGGCCGACCATCACGGAATCTGAGTGGGCCAACACCGCCGTCCGGCTCGCGGTCCTGCTGGGCACGGCCGTGGGAGTCGGGGTCCTGGGCCAGATCGAAGAGCGCGAGCGCCTCGAGGTTGTGGCGCTCACCACTGCTGCCCGGGAGCGCGAGCGCTTCATCCAGAGCGTAGTCGAGAGCCTGCGCGACGGCGTGGTGGCGCTCGACCGCGCGGGCGCCATCATCGCGTTCAACCGCGCGATGGAAACCCAGACGGGGCTTGCGGCCCGGGACGTCGCGGGCCGCCCGTTCTTCGACGTGTTCCCGGTGTACCGTCGCGAGGCGCTCCGCGCGCCGCTCGAACAGCTGCTGCGCGGCGAGACCGAGGGGTTCACGCTGGAAGCTGTCGAGCACGAGCGGTCGGGGGGAGGGCGCGCGGTGCAGAACCTCAAGGGCAGCCTCCTGCGCGACCATGGCGAGCCCGCGGGCGCTGTGCTCCTGGTCCAGGACATCACCGAGCACGTGGCGCTCGAGCGGGGCGCCCGCCAGTCCGAGAAGCTCGCGGCGCTCGGGACGATGGCGGCAGGCCTGGCGCACGAGCTCAACAACCCCATCGGGGTCATCTCCTCGCGCATCGAGATCATGCTCCTCGACGTGGAGGCGCAGCCCATCCACGGCCGGCTCGCCGAGGACCTGCGCGTGCTCCACCGCCACGCCCAGCGCGTCGCGCGCATCGCCCAGGGCCTCCTGTCCTTCAGCCGCCAGTCCTCCGGGCTCCACGGCCCCGTGGACCTCAACCACCTCGTCGAGGAGACGCTCCTCCTGGTCGAGCGGCCCATCGGCAAGCAGGGCGTGACGGTGACGCGGCGGCTCGCGCCCGACCTGCCGTCGCTCTGGGGCGACGGCAACACGCTCCAGCAGGTCGTCCTCAACCTGTTGACCAACGCGCGGGACGCCGTCGACGGAGGAGGCGAGATCACCGTCGAGACCTCCCGCGCAGCCGGCGAGCCGGACGCCGTGCGCCTTCTCGTGCGTGACACGGGCCCCGGCATCCCGCCCGAGGCCCTGCCGAGGATCTTCGACCCGTTCTTCACCACCAAGGCCGAAGGCACGGGCCTGGGGCTCTCCATCTCCTACGGCATCGTGCGCGATCACCACGGCACGGTGGATGTCGAGTCGCGCCCGGGCGAGGGCACGACCTTCACCTTGACCTTCCCCGTCTCGGGCGCGCGGGCCGCCGTCGGGGGGCAGGCGTGA
- a CDS encoding TIGR04053 family radical SAM/SPASM domain-containing protein: MNARLRFDRAPRRIYWEVTRACDLACRHCRAEAAPERDPAELDAAEGLRLIEELASFGAPLPHLILTGGDPLKRADLFALIASSRARGFGVSVAPSATPLLTAEVIARLKAAGVEAVSLSLDGSDAPRHDALRRIEGCFDRTLAAARACAAVGLPFQVNTLVSEETLDDLPAIHRLATDLGAARWSLFFLVAVGRGTMLKPITAEACERLFERLLDLGGNGGPIITTTEAPHFRRVVLERARRAGRGLAALPLGPMLHGVGIRDGNGIMFISHTGEVHPSGFFLLSAGDARTADPVALYRDSDLFRMLRRPELLTGRCGRCEYAETCGGSRARAFAATGDPMAEDPLCLYESARSAG, encoded by the coding sequence ATGAACGCGAGACTGCGCTTCGACAGGGCGCCGCGGCGCATCTACTGGGAGGTGACGCGGGCCTGTGACCTGGCCTGCCGCCACTGCCGCGCCGAAGCCGCGCCCGAGCGCGACCCGGCCGAGCTGGACGCCGCGGAGGGGCTCCGGCTTATCGAGGAGCTCGCGAGCTTCGGCGCGCCGCTGCCCCACCTGATCCTGACGGGCGGCGACCCGCTGAAGCGCGCCGACCTGTTCGCCCTCATCGCCTCCTCGAGGGCGCGCGGCTTCGGCGTGTCGGTGGCGCCCAGCGCCACACCGCTGCTGACCGCCGAGGTCATCGCGCGGCTCAAGGCGGCCGGCGTGGAGGCTGTGTCGCTGAGCCTCGACGGCTCCGACGCGCCCCGCCACGACGCCTTGCGCCGGATAGAAGGCTGCTTCGACCGGACCCTCGCCGCGGCGCGGGCCTGCGCCGCGGTGGGGCTGCCCTTCCAGGTCAACACGCTCGTGAGCGAAGAGACGCTCGACGACCTCCCGGCGATCCATCGGCTGGCGACCGATCTGGGCGCCGCACGCTGGAGCCTCTTCTTCCTCGTCGCGGTCGGGCGCGGCACCATGCTCAAGCCCATCACGGCCGAGGCCTGCGAGCGGCTGTTCGAGCGGCTGCTCGATTTGGGCGGTAACGGGGGCCCGATCATCACGACGACCGAGGCGCCGCACTTCCGGCGTGTCGTCCTCGAGCGCGCCCGGCGCGCCGGCCGCGGCCTGGCGGCGCTGCCGCTGGGCCCCATGCTCCACGGCGTGGGCATCCGCGACGGCAACGGCATCATGTTCATCTCGCACACGGGCGAGGTTCATCCCTCGGGATTCTTCCTGCTGTCGGCGGGCGATGCCAGGACGGCGGATCCGGTCGCCCTCTACCGTGACTCCGACCTCTTCCGGATGCTGCGGCGCCCCGAGCTCTTGACCGGGCGCTGCGGGCGCTGCGAGTACGCCGAGACCTGCGGCGGCTCGCGAGCCCGGGCCTTCGCCGCAACCGGCGATCCCATGGCCGAGGACCCGCTGTGCCTATACGAATCGGCGCGGAGCGCCGGGTAG
- a CDS encoding citrate synthase: MPSDSLTLTDNRTGKTYEVPIANGAIRAMDLRQVRTGPEDFGLLSYDPAFMNTASTISRITEIDGDRGILRYRGYPIEELAQRSNYLEVAYLVLHGELPTLAEMDQWVYDVTHHTWVHENLKRFMEGFHYDAHAMGMLVSGVAALSTFYPEAKNGGDPATRRLQVVRLIAKMPTLAAFAYRHNLGLPYNYPDNELSYTGNFLNMLFKATEAKYQPNATLKRALEVLFILHADHEQNCSTNAVRAVGSSQVDPYCAVAAGVAALYGPLHGGANEEVLRMLAEIGSKDRIPGFIKGVKDGKAKLMGFGHRVYKNYDPRARIIKRMADEVFEVTRPSPLLPVALELERIALEDDYFVSRKLYPNVDFYSGLIYQAMGFPVEMFPVLFAIARTSGWLAQWQEMRADPEQKIARPRQLYLGSGERAYREIGKRDEATGGRG, encoded by the coding sequence ATGCCGTCCGACTCCCTGACCCTCACCGACAACCGGACGGGCAAAACCTACGAGGTGCCCATCGCCAACGGCGCCATCCGCGCCATGGACCTCCGCCAGGTTCGCACGGGGCCGGAGGACTTCGGGCTCCTCTCCTACGATCCGGCATTCATGAACACCGCGTCGACGATCAGCCGCATCACGGAGATCGACGGCGACCGCGGCATCCTGCGCTACCGCGGCTATCCCATCGAGGAGCTGGCGCAGCGCTCCAACTACCTCGAGGTCGCCTACCTCGTGCTCCACGGCGAGCTGCCGACGCTCGCCGAGATGGACCAGTGGGTCTACGACGTCACCCACCACACCTGGGTCCACGAGAATCTCAAGCGGTTCATGGAGGGGTTCCACTACGACGCCCACGCGATGGGCATGCTGGTGTCGGGGGTCGCGGCGCTCTCCACCTTCTACCCGGAGGCCAAGAATGGCGGCGATCCGGCGACGCGGCGGCTGCAGGTGGTCCGCCTGATCGCCAAGATGCCGACCCTCGCGGCCTTCGCCTACCGCCACAACCTGGGCCTGCCCTACAACTACCCGGACAACGAGCTGTCCTACACGGGCAACTTTCTCAACATGCTGTTCAAGGCGACCGAGGCGAAGTACCAGCCCAACGCCACGCTGAAGCGGGCGCTCGAGGTGCTGTTCATTCTGCACGCCGACCACGAGCAGAACTGCTCGACGAACGCCGTGCGCGCCGTTGGGTCCTCGCAGGTCGACCCCTACTGCGCCGTCGCGGCGGGCGTCGCCGCGCTCTACGGCCCCCTGCACGGGGGCGCCAACGAGGAGGTGCTGCGGATGCTGGCGGAGATCGGCTCCAAGGACCGCATCCCCGGCTTCATCAAGGGCGTCAAGGACGGCAAGGCCAAGCTCATGGGGTTCGGCCACCGCGTGTACAAGAACTACGACCCTCGCGCGAGGATCATCAAGCGGATGGCCGACGAGGTCTTCGAGGTCACGCGCCCGAGCCCGCTCCTGCCCGTGGCGCTGGAGCTCGAGCGGATCGCCCTCGAGGACGACTACTTCGTGTCCCGCAAGCTCTACCCCAACGTCGACTTCTATTCGGGGCTGATCTACCAGGCGATGGGCTTTCCGGTCGAGATGTTCCCGGTGCTCTTCGCCATCGCGCGGACCAGCGGCTGGCTCGCGCAGTGGCAGGAGATGCGCGCGGACCCCGAGCAGAAGATCGCCCGGCCGCGCCAACTCTACCTGGGATCCGGGGAGCGCGCGTACCGCGAGATCGGCAAGCGCGACGAGGCGACGGGGGGCCGGGGATGA
- a CDS encoding cytochrome C produces the protein MAVVIAITVAATAMLRPSTANATPGFARQTGLSCQACHTVFPELTPFGRRFKMNAYVFSNVRQLEPTTERGEKTLSLSDLPPLSVQLQGSNTWLAKTLPDNATPAVTDLSQHNTTEFPQAVSLFYTGKIADYLGAFLQLTWNPTANAVGIDNSDLRFANHGAFDSIGMTDFIYGLSLNNNPTSQDVWNSTPAWGYPFISTNVGVPSVAKVILDGQLAQESAGFSGYLFLFNHLYVEAGGYRSAQTSFTNATTGGPGPLDSTAPLMRISGTAPYWRAAWEQDWGEHALSVGTYGISAQTHPTGIGESGPRNSFTDVAVDAQYQYITDNHMFSAYGTWINEHRHFNNADLVDHADNWLHTGRLTASYFFRRKIGGSVQAFSTTGTGDSVLYASGTPVLGSANGKPNTQGYLFEINFLPWLNTKLGAQYTLYTRFNGRADNYDGFGRNAANNNTVYVYVWTAF, from the coding sequence TTGGCGGTCGTGATCGCGATCACGGTTGCCGCGACCGCCATGCTGAGACCTTCCACTGCGAATGCGACGCCCGGGTTTGCGCGGCAGACGGGACTATCCTGCCAGGCATGCCACACCGTCTTTCCGGAGCTCACGCCGTTCGGGCGAAGGTTCAAGATGAACGCCTACGTGTTTAGCAACGTCAGGCAACTCGAGCCCACGACCGAGCGGGGGGAAAAGACGCTCTCGCTCAGTGACTTGCCGCCACTGTCCGTCCAGCTGCAAGGCTCGAACACGTGGCTCGCCAAAACGCTGCCGGATAACGCGACTCCCGCAGTCACGGATTTGTCGCAGCACAATACGACCGAGTTCCCACAGGCTGTGAGCCTGTTCTATACGGGCAAGATCGCCGATTATCTCGGGGCATTCCTGCAGCTGACCTGGAATCCTACTGCCAACGCGGTCGGCATCGACAATTCCGATTTGCGGTTTGCGAATCATGGCGCATTCGACTCGATCGGCATGACGGATTTCATTTATGGCCTCTCGCTCAACAACAACCCGACTTCGCAGGACGTGTGGAACAGCACGCCGGCCTGGGGTTATCCTTTCATCTCTACCAATGTGGGGGTGCCATCCGTCGCCAAGGTGATTCTCGACGGCCAGCTCGCCCAGGAGTCGGCGGGATTCTCCGGCTATCTATTTCTGTTCAATCATCTCTATGTAGAAGCAGGAGGCTACCGCTCGGCGCAGACGAGCTTTACCAATGCGACGACCGGCGGGCCGGGTCCGCTGGACAGCACCGCGCCACTCATGCGTATCAGCGGCACAGCACCCTATTGGCGCGCGGCATGGGAGCAGGACTGGGGTGAACATGCCCTGTCCGTCGGCACGTACGGCATCTCGGCCCAGACGCACCCGACTGGTATCGGCGAGTCTGGGCCGAGAAACAGCTTCACCGATGTCGCGGTCGACGCGCAATACCAGTACATCACCGACAATCATATGTTCTCCGCGTATGGGACGTGGATCAATGAGCACCGGCATTTCAACAACGCCGACTTGGTGGATCACGCCGATAACTGGCTCCATACCGGGCGCCTGACCGCAAGCTACTTCTTCAGGCGGAAGATCGGCGGCTCCGTGCAGGCGTTCTCGACGACCGGTACCGGCGACTCGGTCCTGTACGCATCCGGCACGCCTGTGCTTGGGAGCGCCAACGGGAAGCCGAATACACAAGGGTATCTGTTCGAGATCAACTTCCTGCCGTGGCTCAATACGAAGCTTGGGGCACAGTACACCCTCTACACCAGGTTTAACGGGAGAGCCGACAACTATGACGGGTTCGGGAGGAATGCCGCCAACAACAACACCGTGTACGTCTACGTCTGGACGGCATTCTAG
- a CDS encoding universal stress protein has product MKTERILVPLDGSALAEAAIEAALDLGRGMPSKLMLLRAAEAHTLPGADPTDEQVAVVREAEEYLAAVADRLAKRGVKDVDTSVWYGPAAAAVIEATKLKKADLIVMSTHGRSGLGRLIFGSVTESVLRCTTTPICIVRAPGAPIEAPKGAATLRERKEVARS; this is encoded by the coding sequence ATGAAGACGGAGAGGATTCTTGTTCCGCTGGACGGGTCGGCGCTGGCTGAGGCCGCCATCGAGGCCGCGCTCGACCTGGGGCGCGGCATGCCGTCCAAGCTGATGCTGCTTCGCGCGGCCGAGGCGCATACGCTGCCCGGCGCCGATCCCACGGACGAGCAGGTCGCCGTGGTCCGCGAAGCCGAGGAATATCTCGCCGCCGTCGCCGACCGCCTGGCGAAGCGCGGAGTCAAGGACGTGGACACGAGCGTCTGGTACGGGCCCGCGGCCGCCGCCGTCATCGAAGCCACCAAGCTCAAGAAGGCGGACCTGATCGTCATGAGCACCCACGGCCGGAGCGGCCTGGGGCGCCTGATCTTCGGCAGCGTCACCGAGTCGGTGCTGCGCTGCACGACGACGCCCATCTGCATCGTGCGGGCGCCCGGCGCGCCGATCGAGGCGCCCAAGGGTGCCGCGACGCTCCGGGAGAGGAAAGAGGTCGCCCGTTCATGA